The Chitinophagales bacterium genomic sequence GTTGATGTTGCCAGCATAGGCAATGATCCCGTTTTGATTAAAAGTTACATAGTAAACTATTACAACACCCATTCGCTCACTTATCTGTTGCTGGTAGGTGATAATGCTGAAGTATCTTCAAGTAAAACAAATGCGGGTGCTTCCGACAATGAATACGGCTATATTCTGGGTGATGACCATTATCAGGAAATATTTATTGGCAGATTTTCGGCAGAAAAAGAACAGCAGGTGATAACACAGGTAGAGCGCACTCTTTCTTATGAAAAAAATCCGTTGCCTGATAATTATTATTCAGTAGGTGCGGGCATTGCTTCTGATGCGTATACTTTAGGGGATGATTATGAGCATGACTGGCAGCATGAGCAAAACATCAGGACACAACTGCTGGGATTCACGTATTCTAATGTTTATGAATTGTATGACGGAAACCAGGGAGGCAATGATGCTGCCGGGGATCCTTCCAGCAGTGATCTGGCTGCTATCGTTAATAGCGGTGCAGGATTAATCAACTACACAGGGCATGGCAATGCTACAAGTCTGGGTACTACAAATTTTGATGGAGCAGATGCTGAGGCATTAAACAATACCAGTCAGTGGCCGTTCATCTGGGTAGTGGGATGTCAAACCGGGAACTTTACGTCTACTACCTGCCTGGCGGAATCGTGGGCACGCGCAACCTATAACGGATTACCTTCAGGCGCAGTTGCTTCATTTATGTCAACCGTTGATCAGTACTGGAGTGAGCCTATGGAAGCTCAGGATCAATTCAACAATTTACTTACAGATTCAAATACGGATATTCAGTCCAGTACATTCGGTTATCTTTCCATAAACGGTTGCTTTAGCATGAATGATAAATACGGTGTTACCGGGTTTGAAATGACCGATACCTGGACTTTATTCGGTGATCCGTCGCTTGCAGTGCGAACGGCTTTTCCTTCTATTATTAGCGTTTACCACGATTCCGTGATGTACACAGGAGACACCACATTTATTATTTCATGTGATGACGAAAATGCTATTGCATCTTTTAATCTTGGTGATTCTCTTATCGGGAAAGCAGAGGTAGAAAATGGAATGGCGTTAATTACTTTTCCTGTATTGCAGCAGCCTGATACCATTACCCTTACAGTAACTTCTTTTAATAAAACTCCATATAATGCCAGAGTGCCGGTGCTGTATTCAAATGATCCCAATGTATCAGGCACTGAGGTAATAATAAATGATATAATCGGCAACCATAACGGGCTTGCGGAATCAGAAGAAACAATTTCAGTGGGTGTTACTCTTAAAAATGCCGGACTGAGTGTTGCCTCGGGTGTAAGTACAATACTTAATTCTACATCATCAGCAGTTACAATTATTGACTCTTCACAATTTTTCGGTGTAATTGCAGATACTTCAGCTGTTACAGAGGCTGGCGCCTTCACATTTATAGTTGACGATTCGGTGGCTGCGGGAGAGTTAATACCTTTTACTGTAACCATCAGCGATAGCGACCATCACATCTGGACTTATAGTTTTTCAATTTTATTATATGCTCCAAAGCTTGAAGTCTATAGTTTGATTGTAAAAGATTCTTTTCCTGGCAATGGGGATCATTACCTGGATGCGGGAGAAACGGATGTTTTAAGTATTGTTATTCAGAACATGGGAAATGGTTCCGCAGGAAATTTAACGGTCTCGTTAAGCTGCAATATTGCAGCTATTACTTTAGAGGATTCTTTATACTACATCTCTGTGATTGCCGCTGGTACATCAGCTTCAGCCCTATTTAATGTTTCAATGCCTTTCGGCAATGTATTGGCGGGTACCGAAGTTTTTTTTACCTGTACGGTAACTGCAGGAGCTTACTATGCCACTACTACTTTTCCGATAATTGTTACCCCTCAGATAGACAATTTTGAAACCGGTGATCTCTCTCTTTTCCAATGGATAAATGATGGAAAAAAGCCCTGGTTCCTTACATCTGAATCACCGTATGAAGGAATATATTGCATCCGTTCCGGCAAGACAGGGGATAATGAATCTTCAAGTCTACAGATAACGCTGGATGTCAGTCGCAATGATTCCATTTCTTTTTACAGAAAGGTTTCTTCGGAAGCTAATGTTAATTATCTTAAATTTTTTATAGATGATATTTTCGAGGGTGGCTGGAGCGGTATTACACCATGGACCAGGGAAAGTTATCCTGTAATTACAGGCACACATACTTTTAAATGGACGTATATAAGAGATGGATCTCTGGCAATTGGCGAAGATTGTGCATGGCTGGATCTTATAGATTTTCCACCTTCGGGTCTTTTTTCAGGTATTCATGCCAATTCTAATTCAGATCTTTCATTTACCAGCTATCCAAATCCATTTGCTGATAATACTATTGTTAGCTACGAATTAAAAAAGTCTGTTAATGTCACGCTTAGAACTTTGGATGTTTCCGGAAATGTAATGCAAAAACTTATTCAGGATCAATATCAACCTGCCGGTATATATCATTTTGCCTTGGACGGATCTGTATACCCTAATGGGATTTATTTCTGTCAGTTAAGCACGGAAGGAAAAAGTTTCATTCGAAAACTGATCATTAACCATTAGCCCGCGGTCCTTAAGCAGGCATTGATTGAAAATATGTATTTGAGTCTATAATCTTTTTATAAATTAGTTTCTTATCTTTTGATCATAAAAAAAAACTTGAACATGCCGACGAGCACAAACCAGGAAAAAGGGGTAAATCAGGAAAAGTTGAAAGCGCTTAAGCTTACCATGGAAAAGATAGATAAGACTTATGGAAAAGGCACCATTATGAAGCTTGGCGATACGATGATAGAGCCAATTGAGGCTATTTCCACCGGATCAATCGGGTTGGATATTGCATTGGGAGTAGGCGGTTTTCCAAAAGGTAGAGTAGTTGAAATTTATGGTCCCGAGTCCTCGGGAAAAACAACGATTGCGCTTCATGCCGTAGCAGAATCACAAAAGAAAGGCGGTATCGCAGCCTTTATAGATGCCGAGCATGCATTCGATAAATCTTATGCCCAGAAGCTGGGAGTAGATGTAGAGAATCTTCTGATTTCGCAGCCGGATAATGGAGAACAGGCACTTGAAATTGCAGACAACCTGATTCGCTCCGGCGCTATAGATATTCTTGTAATTGATTCTGTTGCCGCATTGGTTCCAAGGGGGGAACTGGAAGGCGAAATGGGGGAAAGTAAAATGGGGTTGCAGGCAAGGTTAATGTCGCAGGCGCTCCGTAAGCTCACTGCTACCATAAGCAAAACGCATTGCTGCTGCATCTTCATTAACCAGCTTCGTGAGAAGATTGGTGTAATGTTTGGTAATCCTGAAACCACCACCGGGGGAAATGCTTTAAAATTTTATGCCTCTGTACGTCTTGATATTCGCCGTACGGGCCAAATAAAAGATGGCGATGTTATCGTTGGAAACCGGGTAAAGGTGAAGGTGGTAAAAAATAAGGTTGCGCCTCCGTTCCGTTTTTCTGAATTTGATATGATGTATGGAGAAGGAATTTCCAAAGAAGGAGAAATTGTGGACATGGGGGTTGAAATGGGTATCGTAAATAAGAGCGGATCCTGGTTCAGCTATGAGAGTGATAAGCTTGGACAAGGTAGAGATGCGGTAAAACAATTATTAAGAGATAATCCGGAGCTTGCTGAAGAAATAGAAATGAAGATTAAAGAAAAAGTTTTAGGACCTGAGCAAGTAGCTAAAGTGGAAAAAGAAGAAGATTAATATAAGTCGCTATTGAGGTCCCCTGTCATATAAATATTCAAAGGAATTTTAACTTAAATTTTTAACAATACATGAAACGTACTGCCACTGCCGTCTGGAACGGCTCCGGGAAAGAGGGAAAAGGAAATCTCTCCACTCAAAGCGGAGTTCTTAATAAAACACAATATTCCTATAATTCAAGATTTGCTGAAGGAACAGGAACCAACCCTGAAGAGCTGATTGCTGCAGCGCATGCAGGGTGCTTTACCATGAAGCTCACCTTTGCATTGGGTGAAGCCGGCTTTACTCCTGATTCACTTGAAACCACTGCTGCCGTTACCCTCGAAAACAGTGTAATTTCTTCATCTCATCTAACAGTGAAAGGAAATGTGCCCGGTATCAGTCCTGAAAAATTTAAAGAGTGTGCGGAGAATGCAAAAGCTAATTGCCCTGTTTCCAAGGCATTGAATATGAATATTACAATGGAGGCCGAATTGGTTACTTCTACTGTGAATACACCATAATCCGGATACCATTCTCTATAATTCAAATTTATTTTTTAAGGAGTTTTATCTTGCCGGTTAAGGCATTACATAATGTTTTAATTAATGTTGCAACACTAACCATAACAAGTTAAAAAAAGATGCAATTCCTGAAATAGAAGCTGTGTGAGAGTTCGCGATTCTCAGGTGGAGCCATTCGGGATTGGCGATTCTTTGATTATCCCGATCATCGGGAAAAGTAATAAAAAAATTCTTATGCAGGAAGAATATTCCGATAGCCCCCGCGAATCATTTGAAGACTCTTCCGAAGGTGAAACCATCCTTGTAAAAACATTTGGCAGCGCCGTTTACGGAATTGACGCCATGATCATTACTGTTGAAGTTGCAGTAGGCCGCGGTGCCAACCGGTATATGGTAGGGCTGGCAGACAAAGCAGTTCAGGAAAGTATGCTGCGTATAGAAGCGGCTTTAGGCTATTGCGGCTATCGCATGCCCCGTAGAAGAACCGTGATTAACCTGGCTCCCGCTGATGTAAAGAAGGAAGGCTCTGCCTATGACCTCACCATTGCTATGGGTATTCTTGCAGCTTCCAACCAGGTGCAGGGAGATCGCTTAAACAGATACATCATCATGGGTGAACTTTCACTCGATGGAACGCTGCAGCCGGTGAAGGGTGTATTGCCTATTGCAATAGAAGCACGGAAAGCTGGCTTTGAAGGATTTATTCTGCCGAAACAAAATGCACGGGAAGCGGCAATAGTAAATAACCTTAAGGTGTTTGGCGCAGAGAACATTACTGAAGTAGTAGAATTTTTTAACGGCAGCAGGAACCTTGAACAGGTGATTATTGACACACGTAAGGAATTTTCTGAACAGCAGAATCACCTCGACTTTGATTTCTCTGATGTAAAGGGACAGGAAAATATAAAGCGGGCATTAGAGATTGCCGCTGCCGGTGGTCATAATGTAATTCTTATTGGTCCGCCCGGTGCAGGTAAAACCATGCTTGCCAAAAGGCTTCCTACTATTCTTCCACCGTTATCGCTGCAGGAAGCTTTGGAGACAACCAAGATACATTCAGTTGCGGGGAAGCTACCTGCGGAGGCATCTCTTGTTTCCGTTCGTCCTTACAGGGCTCCGCACCATACAGTGAGTGATGTTGCGCTTGTAGGCGGAGGCGTAAATCCGCAGCCTGGCGAGATTTCACTGGCTCACAATGGCGTGCTATTCCTGGATGAGCTTCCAGAATTTAAACGCGCTGTTTTGGAGGTATTACGTCAGCCGATGGAGGAAAGGCGTGTCACAATTTCCCGCGCACGGCTTTCGGTAGAGTATCCGTCGAGCTTCATGCTTATAGCTGCTATGAATCCGTGTCCATGCGGCTATTACAACCACCCCGACAAGGAGTGTGTGTGTGGCCCGGGTGTGGTTCATAAATACCTCAACAAAATTTCAGGGCCATTGCTGGACCGCATCGATCTTCACGTGGAGGTAACGCCTGTTCCTTTCAAGGAATTATCGAATATTAAATCATCTGAAAAAAGCGCGAGCGTGCGTGAGCGGGTGATTAAAGCACGCAACATCCAGGAGAACAGGTTTAAAGAACAGAAAGATATTCACTGCAATGCGCAGATGACCACTAAGCTCATGCGCGAATATTGTATTGTCCCGGCAGCTGGAGAAAATATGATTAAAACGGCGATGGAGAAACTAGGATTATCCGCACGTGCCTATGACCGTATCCTGAAAGTATCGCGCACCATTGCCGACCTTGAGGCCAGTGATGAGATAAAGATCGAACACCTCGCAGAAGCCATTCAGTACCGGAGCCTGGATAAAGAGAATTGGGCGGGATGAGTGGTTAGTCCGGATTGTAATCCGGACTTCTTGAGAAAGGGATTAAAAATTCCCTTACTATATGATCGTTTTAATCCTCTTAAAAATAATACAATATGGGTTTCAAATATCAGGCGAATAATCCGGAAGGAATTTATTTCATCACCTCAACAATTGTTCAATGGATTGATTTCTTCACCAAAAGGGCACTTCAGGAGGTAGTAATCGTTCATTAAAGTATTATGAACGAGAAAAAGGGCTTATCATTTTTGTATGGAGTTTAGCCAGTCATTTGAATTTGATTGTTGAAGCAAGAAAGCACGAAATAACACTACCTGACATCATGCAAGCTTTTAAGAAACATACTTCGAAATTTGATTATCAAGCCATTGCAGAGATAAATGAAAGCAGGCAAAGCTGGTTAATGAGTGCATTAGAATACGCTGGCCGCAACAATCGAAAAATAAAAGAATATAAAGTGTGGCAAGATGGTTATCATCCTGAAAAATTAATCACTCATAAGTTTTGTATGCAAAAACTGAACTACGTACATTACAATGCAATTGAAGCCGGATTTGTAAATGAACCTCACCATTATAGTTTGAGTTCAGCAATTGATTATGCAGGAGGAAAAGGAATAATGGATGTTGAATTTCTGGAATGATTAAATTAGATTTCGAATTTGAAATCCGAATACTTAGTCGGACGGGATTACAAATCCCGACCAACAAGGAAGGCATAATTATCAGCTATTCCATCCATAGAATGGATGTTTTATCTGGTGCAAGCGTTTTATCTTTTTAAAAAATTTATTACTCTAAGAAACTCAACAAGTCAATTTTTTATTGAGGATGCCTTCTATTAAAGGTATATCCTGCACTTACACCTATCCAGGGTACATATTTGTGCGCTATAGAGGGAATTTTTTTATTGAAAGGCCACCCTGAAACAAATGAAGTAAATGAATTATTCATCCTGACCGCATTCACCGGATAAACATTAAATCGAAAAAAAAGAGCTCGCCGTTCAAAATCCTGAATTCTTAAACCTATAGAGGGAATAAAATAATGCTGAACTGTTTTTGTCGGATCTTCATAGCCTGCATTATCAGTCCAACCTATGCACCAGATATAATTTTCCGCCAGTTCCACGTGGTATGTATTTTTCCCATAAAGTATACTAACTCTTACCGGAAATCTGAGCACCCTGTATCCCCATACGCCTGGGGCAATCCCAGCTTCTGCTGCTACCTTAAAGTTTTTTATAGGTAATTTAAAAGCCAAATCGTAATTCAATGAAACATATGCGCCAGCACCCCCCGCACCGAAAGCTTCCATATTTAATGTACTGGAACTGATATTTTGCCCGTTGGTTGGGTTAGAGGCAATTAAGCGAATCATGCTGAGGATACAAATGAAACGACATTTCATGTTGAGATCATTTTAAAAATTTTTCACGATCTAAGAGAATACCGCTATTACTGAACAGCGCAGCAACGTATAGGCAATCGGCTATTCCGTCCATGGAAAATTCAAAATCTTCATCCGGTCGTAAGCGAATGACAGTTATTACCTTGCCCAGTATGTTGTATATTATTAAAGAGTAGAACTCATGACGTCTATTAATAGAAGGCGAAAGGCTAACCTTATAATTCCGTCCATCACTGGAAAAGATATTAAATAAATTGTGATCAGCTAAAGAAGATGAATCTGCTGCGCCTTTGCCAAGCGGATTCTTTTGACAGTTGTTTGGAGGGGGACCGGTAGTAAATGATCTGGTAGCGCAGCCAGAGACTCCGCAGGCATTTTGCAACTGAACAGTATAAGTATAGCTTCCATTAGGGTCCAACGGTGACATGGTGCTATACCATACAGATCCAATTTGCTTATTCAAGCCGGGAGTCATATTTGTGCAAGAGCTACCTTCGTTCCAAAGTCCAGTAGTAAAACTATTTGGTAAAACAATACGGGCCTCGTAATAACACGTGCCGCTGAGTTGGGAATGAGAAATAATGGTAGGAGTAGCAGGCGCTGCAATAGGCACAAATATGTTAAGAGTGTTAGTTTCCGTATACCCAGAAGGAAATGTGGAGGTAAGCGTTAGGGGATACGTTGTATTGCCGGGCAATGATGACTTGGGAGTAGCCCATACTTCAAAAGGATAGTTTTGGGAATTACCTGTGGGTGAAACCGTAAAATTAGTCTGATCCCATGTGTATGTAACTCCAGGAAAATATGACGCCTGAATGGTGGCTCCTCCGGTTCTACATATAGTTGTTGGCAAAATATTAAAATAAATCGCTTTATACCCTGCTTTTTTATAAACCCTAATGTAATCAATTTGTAATGATTGTGGAAGATCCGTAGGTATTATGAGATCATTAAGGTTTCCAATTGAATTTGGTCCGGTGCCTAATCGTAATGCCAAAGGATAAAGCGGCTGATAGTATTTTACATCGCAGTTATTACAACAATCAGATGGCTCTTTGATGGCGTATAAATTAATGGCTCGAGCTTTCACACCGTTGAGAAACCAAACGATAGAATCAGCAGCCCATTTGACAGAAAAATCCATCCAATCACTTGATAAATCTAAATCTTTCCCCTTCCTGGTTTGCATACTACAATTTCGCAATCATCTTTTTTTTATACGGTTGTACGTCAGCTGAACATCCTGAAACACCAGTACCATCTTGCCAGTGGCAGATGCTACAAACCTATTTAGATCCTTACCATTAGTTTCATATAAATCAATCTCAGAGTAATAAGGATAACAATTATATAGCTACACAGAAGAACCCAAGCCTAGCTTTATAGGTATCTTTACTCTTGCCTCAATGAGACTACCATAGGTAAAATAATAAGGTTTGAAACTGGGGTCGCTGAGACTAAATGATTTTATTTATAACCATACTGATGAGCCCATTCCCTGCTTGATCGGTATTTTTACTCTTCCCTCAACTAGGCTGTTGGTTGTAAAATAGTATGGTTTGAAGTTAGGGTCACTAACGCTGAATGATTTTATTTCACCGGCAGAATAAGGGCAGCCTACATAATATGTATTATTGATGGGTATAGTGCATATCCCATTACTAACAGAGATTATGTTCGGGTTCATGGCTATATTCCTATTACTGGTACCATTACCATCATCTACAGGTGTACTCCTGTTCCATTTTGTTAAGTCTAATGAAGACCCGCTAAAGGTTTCCTCAAAAATTAAATTATATCCGGGCTTTGTTGCGGGATTGTTAGCGCCCGTAGGAGATACACAAATAGTTGGTCCAATTTGAGCATAACCTGTTTTAAGCAATTAAAAAGAAAAATAAGGAAAGTATTTTTTTCATATAAAACAGTTTATCAATAATACAAATTTTTCTAAAACTTAACTATGCTAAAGCTTATGATGGCAACCCATTCATCTAAATCAACTACATTGTGAAAAATTTAACTGAATCGCACTTTGCCGTTGTTGATCTGGGCAAAGGTTCAGTTAAGGCTGACCAACAACTGTGTAAGCGGCTTCTATAAGGTCTTTAAGGCCATTGCCGGTCCCCTGACCGGCGACCAGAGGGTAGGTTAAATGCGATTATGTTCATGAGAAATCAACCCATATATTTTTTCAACAAATAGTATCAGGCTTTATTTATACTGCATAAATAATTGCACTATTAAATGACCTCCACTGTCGTTGCCGGTCAGGCGACACGGCAACGGCTGCACCGGATACCAACAAGGGCAAAAGAACTGCCCATATACATGGTATGATTTGTTGTATAACTGGGATCAAAGGCAATTGCTTCTGCTCTGCCCGTACCATAGTAATGATTACAACCATTACAAGCAGGTGATCCGATAGGGCCTAACGGCAACCATGTTTGTGCCATTAAACTGACTGTATTCTGCAATAATGCAATTAAATAAAAAAAAATAATTTTTTTAATCACGTAAAGATTTATTGGATGATAATTTTTTTAATCACGAAGACTTTTTGATTATTTAACCAAATCCTGCAGATATATACTCCAGGCGAACCGGGTTTTAAAAATAAAATCGTCTGGTCATAATTCCTTGACCGTTCAGATTGTAAAGACCTGCCAAGCACATCAAATAGATATATATCATCCTGAGTTTTTACTCCAGTAACGTAAACCGGCTCACCTGTTTTTACCGGTACAGGTAATATTTTTATCTGCTGTTCTGAAACTTCTTTCAGCCCTGAAGGCAATGAGCAAGTAGACGGATCAAAGTATGGGGAATAATAGATAGATGATTCTCCTTGGTTTAGGCAAGCAAGATGGGAGCCGCCTTCAAAACCAGCCATCTGAATGATTGTTTTCAAAAAACCACCCGTATAACCAATGCCTTCAATAAGAGTTAGAGAATCATGTATAGTTCCGTAAAGAACAGAGTTCAGTTTAAATTGTTTTCTGTAACTGCCATCTGCTATCAGTACAGAGTCAATACCCAGAACGTAAACTTGCTGGGCTTTCGAGGAAATATAACCGTCGGGAAGTGTGTCTCCTATTTGCAAATCAAAGTCATAAAGCAAATCATCATTATCCCCAAAAACGTCTCTGAAATAAACCTTTTTATTAAGGGTATCCTCCCTTAAAAGATGATAGGTAAAATGAGGAGCATTATAAACAGGCTCATTCGGAGGATTGAATTGTAATGAACCCTCTAATAGTTTGTGATAATGCAGGTTTTCAAAAAGAGTGTCAACCCCAACAGTGTAATATTCATATTCGCATGGATTGATAATGCAGCCGGGTACCTCAATATCAGCCGTAGTCCACATAGCACCGGAGTCAGGGAAAGGATGATAGATAGTTGACTGGGAAAAAGCTTCAAAAGGAAATACAAACAGAGTTAAAAAAAGAGGAAATATTTCATGGAAAAAAATATTGTACAACAAATTAGCTATATTTTTCTATGAATATAATAAAAATAAATATCCCCTTTACAAAGTTGGCATTTTTCACCGCAGCTACCGTCTCTATACTCCCTAAAGAAATAGGGAAAGGAATTTTTCATTAAGCAAACAGGCGCCAAACAAGCAGTAACTATTTTAAAATAATTATAACATTACAAAAAGATAGAAATATCCACCAGGCTTTCACGCTTTAATCAAACAGGTAAGTCATCCTCTTCATCTTTTACCCCTTCGAGAACCTCCTCCTCGGGCTTCTCATCTTTTTTAAGTTTGAGAATAAAATCAGTAGCCTTCTGTGCCTGACTACTTGCTAAGAATCGAACACCTCGCAGAAGCCATTCAGTACCGGAGCCTGGATAAAGAGAAGGCGGGGTAATGCTCGGGTTTAAATATTAATCCTTCACCCCATATTCCCTTATCAATTTTAATAACACTCCATTGGTCCAGCCAAAGCCATCCTGCAAAGGATACTCCCCTCCTCCGCCTGATAAGTGACATAGGTAGGCTCTGCCCTCATGCTTCGGGCTTTCAGTCTACCACCTCATTCGTACTCGCATAGGCGAGCCCGCAGTAACCACAAAGAAATATTGCAGTCACTTTCTGCTTATGCCAGCTGAGTGCTCTTTTACGGAAGTATAAAAAATATCTTAAAATCAAAAGAATTGAAGTCTATGATACCTTATGAAATTAAACAAGAGGAAATTCGGCAATTTTTTTCGTGAGGTTTGAAAAGAACTTAATATTAGATTGCTAGTTTTTATTGTTTTTCAAACTCATAATATGCTTTGACCTAAAAGTATATCCCGCGCTTATACCAATCCATGGTACAAATTTATTAGCAATTGTAGGAATCTTTCGATTGAATGGCCATTCAGAGAGAAATGAACTATTAATAGTTAGTTCATTTACCGGATATATATTAAATCGAAAAAATAATGCACGTCTTTCCAAATCTTGAATTCTCAAGCCTATAGATGGAAGTAAATAATGCTCCGTTACCATCGAAGCCTCATTATAAGAACTTACATTATACCAACGAAAACCCCAGACATAATTTAAACCCAATTCAGCATAATACCCCTTGTGACCATAAAGTATGCTACTACGAAGTGGAAATCTAAGAACTCTATTGTAGGCTTCCCCATTCATAGAGCCAGTTCCAAGTTAGTATTTGTATTCAAATCAATATAATTATTGTCATTATTATTACCAATGTGTTGAAATGTGGTAAACATGGCATTAGAAAAATTATTGAGA encodes the following:
- a CDS encoding T9SS type A sorting domain-containing protein; its protein translation is MLLVNCSVSFSQQTPSSSTTQISLVAANAQESTIKFKPGQIQQTSVPTGKGDAVIISIEKGTPLLEAGSPDLPKLTSSVIVPDNEHMDVNVIDSKYTDYLNIDVAPSKGSILRTTDPDGIVYTYGETYRQNKFFPEKIASLRDPYIMRDYRAQTVVVFPVQYNPVTKTLRIYSEITVKVSPSISGTSINILKQPQTTEIDRHFDRIYRDHFLNFKIAARTTLPAKDFGSMLIICYGPFINAMQPFIQWKKQEGIQTDIVDVASIGNDPVLIKSYIVNYYNTHSLTYLLLVGDNAEVSSSKTNAGASDNEYGYILGDDHYQEIFIGRFSAEKEQQVITQVERTLSYEKNPLPDNYYSVGAGIASDAYTLGDDYEHDWQHEQNIRTQLLGFTYSNVYELYDGNQGGNDAAGDPSSSDLAAIVNSGAGLINYTGHGNATSLGTTNFDGADAEALNNTSQWPFIWVVGCQTGNFTSTTCLAESWARATYNGLPSGAVASFMSTVDQYWSEPMEAQDQFNNLLTDSNTDIQSSTFGYLSINGCFSMNDKYGVTGFEMTDTWTLFGDPSLAVRTAFPSIISVYHDSVMYTGDTTFIISCDDENAIASFNLGDSLIGKAEVENGMALITFPVLQQPDTITLTVTSFNKTPYNARVPVLYSNDPNVSGTEVIINDIIGNHNGLAESEETISVGVTLKNAGLSVASGVSTILNSTSSAVTIIDSSQFFGVIADTSAVTEAGAFTFIVDDSVAAGELIPFTVTISDSDHHIWTYSFSILLYAPKLEVYSLIVKDSFPGNGDHYLDAGETDVLSIVIQNMGNGSAGNLTVSLSCNIAAITLEDSLYYISVIAAGTSASALFNVSMPFGNVLAGTEVFFTCTVTAGAYYATTTFPIIVTPQIDNFETGDLSLFQWINDGKKPWFLTSESPYEGIYCIRSGKTGDNESSSLQITLDVSRNDSISFYRKVSSEANVNYLKFFIDDIFEGGWSGITPWTRESYPVITGTHTFKWTYIRDGSLAIGEDCAWLDLIDFPPSGLFSGIHANSNSDLSFTSYPNPFADNTIVSYELKKSVNVTLRTLDVSGNVMQKLIQDQYQPAGIYHFALDGSVYPNGIYFCQLSTEGKSFIRKLIINH
- the recA gene encoding recombinase RecA, with the protein product MPTSTNQEKGVNQEKLKALKLTMEKIDKTYGKGTIMKLGDTMIEPIEAISTGSIGLDIALGVGGFPKGRVVEIYGPESSGKTTIALHAVAESQKKGGIAAFIDAEHAFDKSYAQKLGVDVENLLISQPDNGEQALEIADNLIRSGAIDILVIDSVAALVPRGELEGEMGESKMGLQARLMSQALRKLTATISKTHCCCIFINQLREKIGVMFGNPETTTGGNALKFYASVRLDIRRTGQIKDGDVIVGNRVKVKVVKNKVAPPFRFSEFDMMYGEGISKEGEIVDMGVEMGIVNKSGSWFSYESDKLGQGRDAVKQLLRDNPELAEEIEMKIKEKVLGPEQVAKVEKEED
- a CDS encoding OsmC family protein; the encoded protein is MKRTATAVWNGSGKEGKGNLSTQSGVLNKTQYSYNSRFAEGTGTNPEELIAAAHAGCFTMKLTFALGEAGFTPDSLETTAAVTLENSVISSSHLTVKGNVPGISPEKFKECAENAKANCPVSKALNMNITMEAELVTSTVNTP
- a CDS encoding YifB family Mg chelatase-like AAA ATPase encodes the protein MLVKTFGSAVYGIDAMIITVEVAVGRGANRYMVGLADKAVQESMLRIEAALGYCGYRMPRRRTVINLAPADVKKEGSAYDLTIAMGILAASNQVQGDRLNRYIIMGELSLDGTLQPVKGVLPIAIEARKAGFEGFILPKQNAREAAIVNNLKVFGAENITEVVEFFNGSRNLEQVIIDTRKEFSEQQNHLDFDFSDVKGQENIKRALEIAAAGGHNVILIGPPGAGKTMLAKRLPTILPPLSLQEALETTKIHSVAGKLPAEASLVSVRPYRAPHHTVSDVALVGGGVNPQPGEISLAHNGVLFLDELPEFKRAVLEVLRQPMEERRVTISRARLSVEYPSSFMLIAAMNPCPCGYYNHPDKECVCGPGVVHKYLNKISGPLLDRIDLHVEVTPVPFKELSNIKSSEKSASVRERVIKARNIQENRFKEQKDIHCNAQMTTKLMREYCIVPAAGENMIKTAMEKLGLSARAYDRILKVSRTIADLEASDEIKIEHLAEAIQYRSLDKENWAG
- a CDS encoding T9SS type A sorting domain-containing protein; the protein is MYNIFFHEIFPLFLTLFVFPFEAFSQSTIYHPFPDSGAMWTTADIEVPGCIINPCEYEYYTVGVDTLFENLHYHKLLEGSLQFNPPNEPVYNAPHFTYHLLREDTLNKKVYFRDVFGDNDDLLYDFDLQIGDTLPDGYISSKAQQVYVLGIDSVLIADGSYRKQFKLNSVLYGTIHDSLTLIEGIGYTGGFLKTIIQMAGFEGGSHLACLNQGESSIYYSPYFDPSTCSLPSGLKEVSEQQIKILPVPVKTGEPVYVTGVKTQDDIYLFDVLGRSLQSERSRNYDQTILFLKPGSPGVYICRIWLNNQKVFVIKKIIIQ